The DNA sequence ATCCACTCCTTTCACTTCTCAGCTAATAAAATGTTAGTTCTAGAAGAAACTTGAGAAAATATCCAACTGTGCCATCTTATTTTGCACCCAGGTGCAATATGATAAGAAAgtgatgggtgggtgggtagggtGAGATACTGCTCACTAAACTGGTGGGCAGGCTTCCCTTCTTTGGCCCATGTCCCGGAGAAAATAGAAAGGCAATAAGATGAatgtgaatctttattttatctaaaaattgaGGTAAAGGGAACTCTATAAAAAGAAACCATCTGCACAGTGGAAAATGGAAAGGCCCGGCTTCACTTCAGGCTCCACGATgctccaaagaagaaatcaaatttggCCAAGGTTAGCCATGATCTTCTTGAGTTGATCAAATTCCAGGGTTGTGACTAGCATTCCAAAGAGGAAAGTGGTCAATTAAGAGTTTGAGCCTAAAGTCCCCTGGAAATAGGTAGTGCTACTGCTCCTGTCACCTCAGCTTAAGCATGCACTCTGGTGTTTCTGGTGTTGGTGAGAAAATTGACCCAACTTCCCAGGCTCTTCTGTCACCCCCATTCCCAACCTGGGATTTGCTCAGTTCTTTTGTCCCATAGGATTGCTGATTCTCCATGTCTTCAAGGATGGTCTCTAGGTGTGAACATCCTGTGCCATGAGCCAGCATCACATGAGGGTGTATCAAGGTTTCCAGAAAGGTCAAGAGGATCAGAGTGGGCAGCatttgcagcagcagcagccagtcAAGAGGAGAATCCTTTCAAGTTGGCCTTCTCGTTGGTCCCCTTTCAGTATGGCATGGATTTGGCCTGATAAAGCCATGGCTTTTCAACCAGCTAGCTACTCCCACTGGATTCCTAGAAGCTCACAGCTGACCTTCCACAGGCGCTCAGCTGTTTTGTTATTTCGGGCCCTTGGAGAGACCCAAGTCCTCTTACAGTCACTGGAAGGCAGAGATGGGAGGAGAATATTAGATGTGAGAATTGGCAGTCTGGGAATGCTTGTGATCTCTTCCTCTAATGTtctaaatatattatacataatgtaCTAGGTTCCAAGAAAccatattaaaatgcatattttaaattttaaaaacaaatttgggaTATGGTGATACATCAGCTTTTTAATTAATGTATTCTATCACAAGATGTAGCATCAGAATTAATAACCATGGATTTCAAAGTATGGTGAGCAGAAGTGGCATTATGCTATATTTGTAATAACTGCaatgttatatgaaaatatttatactaGAAGGCTAGAGGACTCAAAGGATAATGGGGAGGGGGGGAAACATAGTTCTCagaatggtttttaaatttgttttgttttgttttgttgctctGTGTGACGGgaggggttgtttgtttgtttggcagtCTTGAGGAAGATTGAATCTAGGGttttgcacatgcaaggcaagtggtctaccactgagctacctccccagcctccctcttttatttttccccagccctttttttttttttttttttgaaacagtgtcttactaagttgtccaaactgaccttgaatttgaaatccttctgccttagtctcccaagttactgggattacagacatgcatcaccaCTCACCACACCTGCtaacatttgactttttttttcttttcttttcttttctttttttttgatggtgctggggactgaacccagggacttgtgcatgctaggcaagcactctaccaacagagctgtATCCTTTtaatagtaaatttttttctaattatgaaatTTCTGTATGGCTTTTAGAAAATGTAGTACTGATAAAAGAAGAAGAGTCTATTAATTAACtgcttttcttcataattttgttCACTTTCTTCATGTATAAACAGATACAGTCTTTTATATAAAACTGGAATCATATTGCATTTAATTTGAGGAAGATATCTTTCtcctgttaaaaatatatttaattacaaaaataacaaataaatatatgatcttctaaacatttttaaataataaagaaaaacctacaataaaaaagttaaacaccTCCTTTACATGCTATCCAACTCTCCCCCAAACTTCTTTGAAGTAACCACTACTACCCAATGGCTGGGTATGTATTTACAATAAATACTTATATAGTTTAGGattatagtcatttttttctcacaacATTATACAACCAACATTTGCCCATTAATTAAATACTATTTGAAAATGTTACAtttaattatggaaaaatattttatcataactTTATGGCAGTGACTTAAACACTGAGACTCTGGAGTAGATTTGTCTAACAGAAATATGATGCAAACCATGTGAGCCAcacatgcaatttaaaatttcatctagTAGCCacattcaaaaagtaaaaagaaatgggtGAAATTGGTTTTAGTAATATATCTTAGTTAACCCATTATGCCCAAATCATTACAGTATGTaaccaatataaaaattatgaatgtcacattttcatttctttttccatacTATGTCTTCAAAATTTGGTGTACATTTGATACTTACAGAACATCTCCATTTGgactagccatatttcaagtgtTCAATGGCCACACGTGGCTAGTAGCAATAGCACTAAATAGCACCACACTAGAGTCAGACTGCCTGGGTATAAACCCCAGTTCTACCATCTACGAGCTCTATGAACTTGAGCAATTCCTTCATTATCCTGTGCTTCAGTTTCATttgtaaagtggggataatatTACCTACCTCTCAGAGTTTGATGATTGTATGAACTAATACACACAAACACTTAGAAGAGTGACAAACACATAAAGAGCTCAAGCAACATTAGTTATTAGCATTTATCCATTTCCCTGTTATTGGACACTGAGTTTATTTACAGTGTTCCACTTAAATGCACTGATGAACAGCCTTCAACAAAGTGGGTCAGCAGAGAGGACTTAAGTCATGGAATGGGATGGAGATTTAATCCTggtttttcctttattctcaaaCTCAGGTTGCACATTGAACTTGTGATAAGATACAGtactgaaatttctatttttatattctaacaGATAATACCAATCTCGACAGCACTGGGACAGAGTTGACACTGGAGAAAGAGATGATCTTCTCCCAACAACTTGGTGCTAAGTGGTATCAAAGAATTCATGAATCAAATCAGCCAAAACCTtataagaggagaaaaagaatccAGAGAGCCTGCTAACAATATTCTTCACATATCATAAACACCAGGGACAGTCTTTAACAGCTTTCAGACAGCTACAAAGTTTACATGGAAAAGTGGCACCTAGGTATAAAATAGAGCTATAAAAGCAGTTCTTTCTAACGTAAGTTTccttggaaaagaaaatggaattgttTGCAGATCCAACCCAAACCTGTCTTCCCTCATCAGACACAAATGAGGAGACTCGGTGCAAAGCCCAGGGAGTCCTGTGTCTCACACATACACAGGtagaggaggatggaggagggagCCCACACTGCCGCCACACACCTGAAATACTTGCCACTCAGGGGCTCCAGGCCCTCAGCCAGGGCACAGTGCAGACTGGTCTGGGCCCCTTCCCTTGTGGTCTTGACAAATGGGGAAAAGAGCCTCCAGAACAGACACAGCAGGAATGAGTGCCGAACCAGCTCCGAGCTGACGATGCCTGGGTGAACTGCATAGGTGGTGACTCCTGTGCCTaaagaaaagacacacacacagtgaggCTAGGCACGTGCTCTGAGCTCAGGAAAGCAGCTCATCTCTGCAGCGAAACAtataaataggaagaaagaacTCAGGAAACCCAACCCCAAGGTCCAGAATTCATCACTGCCAGCCAGGCAGAGTGTACCCAATAATGAATTGGTCTCTTCCAGAATGATTTATAACTTTCTCAGCCTTCTGTGCCTGGTTCAATGTCCTTCTATTTCAATGTCACCTTTATACCAGGGCTAAAttactactaataaaaaaaacatgTAGTAAGTAGAAATATGAATTATTAACAGTTGTTTCTTTACCATTTCTACAGGAGGGGCTCAGGAGTAGTGATCTGATTGGAAGGTAGAGGAGCAGGGCCTAGTTTTGAGGTGCATTTGCCCAGCAAGCATGTTTTATGTAGAGTGAGGGTGTTGATGAAGATTATGGAAAGTTAACCTGTTCCCCAGACACCCCTGTGCAACCACTGTTTTCAGTACTTATTATAAAACACGCTTTACCttcattgtctcatttaattcttaaagaGGTTTGTGAAGTAGGTAATATTAAGatgctcattttcattttatagctgaggaaactgagtcacagagagaggaaataaatttctcaagGTCATACCTTTTCTCTACCCTGATTCCAGAGGTAGAGAAAAGATCAGGGGCTCCAGACCTGGACTTTCTGGATGGTATTCTGGCTCAACTAGGAAACTCACTTGGGCAAATTTATTATCTATACCTGATTCTTCATTTGTAAGAGGAGGGGGAATAACAGCACCCACCTCATAGTAATGTTGAGGATTAAATTAGTTAACACAGAGTATAGCACAATAAACTCCCAATTGCtgttgtaattattatttatttttaggattacCCTGTTCTTCTGCCCTTGAGGTTCTGATAGTAAACACTGTTGTTCTCAAACCCTGGTTTATTCACTATAGTAAACGGTTCCCCAGATTCTCAGATGTCAGAGCCAATAACTCGAGCAAAACTCCCAGGGAGCACAGAGTTATTAAGTATTAAGAGCCAGACTCACCTATTCTACAGTTGAGGAGACACAGTCAGGGAGGTTAACTGGATAGTCCACATACACACAGGGCTAGTATGAGGTAGAACAAGAACTCAGACCCCAGGGCCTGAACTCCAGCCCTTCCTGCCTGATTCCAGGCAGCGGCAGCCCTGTAGCTTAGCTCCCCAGGTGACTCCAACAAATGGCACAAAGGAGGAAGCACCTTGATTTAAAGCAGAGCACCCACATTCCATTTCTGACTCTTTGTTTTTCCATGTAATCTTGAGTCAGCCATTTTCTTAGAACTCAGTTCTGACCTatgaaataggaataataataccCATTCTGCCTGTTACAAAAGGTAGCtgtgaaaatcaaatgagataatagatacaagataaaattttatatatatgtaactttATAAAGTTCCTAAATCCTATTCAATATTAAGCTCTCTGGAGACAAAGACTATTTGGTTTACAGTTTATAGCCTCATTCTCCTCAACACACAGAGCTACTACTGAAATGTACATGTTTTACAGCCTAAATTCAgaagttctggggctggggttatggctcagaggtggagcgctcacctaccatgcgtaaggcattgggttcgatcccagtacaacatagaaataaaatatattgtgtccacctatatctaaaaaataaatatttaaaataaataaataaattcagaagttCCTATGAACCTCTGTCTGGACAGGCGACactgtttttgtcattttaaaccTGGCCCTTTCTCCAAACTTACCTTGGAGCCTTTTGGCCAGCTCTCGAGTAAAAAGCACATTGGCCAGCTTGCTGTGACAGTAGGCAAACCCACTGCAGTAGCGCTTCTCGCCTTGTAGGTCATGGAAGCGAATCTTGCCAATATGGTGGACCACTGATGACAGGTTCACCACCCGTGCAGGAGCAGACTCCTTCAGCCGCTCAAGGAGCAGATGGGTGAGAAGAAAGTGGCCTGCAGAGAGAGCCATCAGAGAGATTGACAGCAGCCTAGGCTCAGGGTGTGGGAGCTGATGACAGGACTTCAGCATTAGCTCACTGTCTTCTGGGTGGGAACAAATTCTGATGCCATGAATAACTCAGTGCTAATGGTCATTTGTTCCAAGTTAGCGGATTCCTCAAAGCAAGGGCCAGAGCTGGGCTATGGTAAGGCAATATTAATCTTTATTTGTACATCTGTCTTTGCCTGGGTCAGGAAAAAAGCCCTCCTGCTCTATGATCATGATTGCTTAACTGTGGACCCAGGTATACTCATGTACGAGGAAGGATAGAATAgtcaaagaaaatgacatttgccTGGGATCACAGAACAAGTTCCATGCACTCCTCTCTAAAACCATCACCTTGAGCTCTGAACCCCCAGATATATGTCTTATACCTCAAGTTTTTGATGTTTGCCTGCCCCCATGGACCAACCCTTGACTTACTTGCATCTCATATGGATTTgattcctccagtcacacccagATTCCTACAAATCTCAGGCCGGCCCTGCCTGGCAAACCTTGCACTGTCATTATCCCATACAAGAATGACGTTCTCTCCTAAGATttggggtttctttcttttttccttttttctgtaccggggactgaacccagagccttgcacatgctagataagcattctaccattgaactatacctccaacccttttttattttttattttgagacaaggactaagttgcccaggttagtcttgaacttgtgatcctcctgcctcagtctccccagcagctgggattacaggactgtgccACACAATTCTCAGCTGAGATGTGGGGCTTCTTAATGGTATGAATAGGAAGGCCTTGCTTTTTTTACATACTGGTTAAGAGAGGGACAATAAATACAACAATGTGTCCGATCTATTGGAACAATGAAATCTAAGGGGATCACTGGAGATTCTCAGCACTGATATAGGACCATCTTCCTATAAAGAACAAGAGGGATATGCTTTATTTTAGAGTCATGTAAGTGTACTTACCCAAATGGTTGACCCCCAGGTGAGTTTCAAAGCCATCTGCTGTCTTGGAATATGGGCACAACATCACTCCTGCATTATTGATCAGAATATGGAGTTGTTTTTCTTCTGCCAAGCACAAACAAGGAGAGCCTGTGTTAGTGAGGAGACTAATAGCTACCTGTCACAGCCCTGAGTATTTGTCCCTTGTCTTTGTCCAGAAACACTGTTGTTGCAGCAAAGTCATTGAGAAACTGTCACAAAAattgtgactccatttttgaaaataaataaataacaggagcttctacctcaaggcctgtcttaaggaagggggcgtgacccttgttcttggaaaaacccacagagcactcctaggcacataccctcctgctgagttgtttgtctgtaaataacaggagagatctgtggcgtcaggtgtccctgactcagttaggctaggtgaagaCCTATGGCAACCccatagcaaccaccaatcagcatgagacagggaaaatacctggcatgccagatgaccccccagtagtttatggtggttgataacatgtagGGAAACATGTAGTTTAGCATatacacccctcatggcctaaaccaatcagttcaaaggaatcctcctcttgtactaaccaatcacccctacccaagttgttcccgccagtgaatgtgctaatcaatgttaagagttgttgtttgactttcccgcagtatggaatgatttgttgtgtgatgttgtgattcatagagtatccccccaaacctgtaaaatctcactggacaaaggactgggactcactccctgggaccgctgcatcgGGAATGGTTgttgagtccaggctcgagcttgcaataaagactcttgtgtgattgcataggatttggctcctggaggtctattggggtcccaacAATCTGGCATTACAGTTATCACTCATTCTGCTCC is a window from the Urocitellus parryii isolate mUroPar1 chromosome 6, mUroPar1.hap1, whole genome shotgun sequence genome containing:
- the Rdh12 gene encoding retinol dehydrogenase 12 isoform X2 encodes the protein MLVILGLLTSFFSLLYVTAPSIRRFFAGGVCKTNMQLPGKVVVITGANTGIGKETARELARRGARVYIACRDVLKGESAASDIRADTKNSQVLVRKLDLSDTKSIRAFAEGFLAEEKQLHILINNAGVMLCPYSKTADGFETHLGVNHLGHFLLTHLLLERLKESAPARVVNLSSVVHHIGKIRFHDLQGEKRYCSGFAYCHSKLANVLFTRELAKRLQGTGVTTYAVHPGIVSSELVRHSFLLCLFWRLFSPFVKTTREGAQTSLHCALAEGLEPLSGKYFSDCKRTWVSPRARNNKTAERLWKVSCELLGIQWE
- the Rdh12 gene encoding retinol dehydrogenase 12 isoform X1 codes for the protein MLVILGLLTSFFSLLYVTAPSIRRFFAGGVCKTNMQLPGKVVVITGANTGIGKETARELARRGARVYIACRDVLKGESAASDIRADTKNSQVLVRKLDLSDTKSIRAFAEGFLAGVMLCPYSKTADGFETHLGVNHLGHFLLTHLLLERLKESAPARVVNLSSVVHHIGKIRFHDLQGEKRYCSGFAYCHSKLANVLFTRELAKRLQGTGVTTYAVHPGIVSSELVRHSFLLCLFWRLFSPFVKTTREGAQTSLHCALAEGLEPLSGKYFSDCKRTWVSPRARNNKTAERLWKVSCELLGIQWE